In the Solanum pennellii chromosome 5, SPENNV200 genome, one interval contains:
- the LOC107019014 gene encoding mitotic spindle checkpoint protein MAD2: MASRTASKDIITLRGSAAIVSEYFGYAANSILYNRGVYPEESFKKVKKYGLTMLLTEDEGVKTFVSNLTAQLAEWLETGKLQRVVLVIMSKASGEVLERWNFSIETDSEVVQKGVSREKSDKEIMREIQAIMRQIASSITYLPCLEEPCVFDVLAYTDMDVAVPFTWIESDPKLIANPQMVKLHSFDTKIHKVDTLVSYKNDDEWDES; this comes from the exons ATGGCGTCAAGAACAGCCTCCAAAGACATAATCACACTTCGTGGTTCCGCCGCAATCGTCAGTGAATATTTTGGCTATGCTGCAAACAG CATTTTGTACAACAGAGGAGTATATCCTGAAGAAAGTTTTAAGAAAGTGAAGAAATATGGTCTCACAATGTTGCTTACTGAAGATGAAGGTGTCAAGACCTTTGTTTCCAACTTGACTGCCCAACTTGCTG AGTGGTTGGAAACTGGAAAGCTACAAAGGGTGGTTCTTGTCATCATGAGTAAGGCCTCTGGTGAGGTATTAGAAAGGTGGAATTTCAGTATCGAAACTGATAGTGAGGTTGTCCAGAAAGG TGTTTCAAGAGAGAAAAGTGATAAAGAAATAATGAGGGAAATTCAAGCGATTATGAGGCAAATAGCGTCCAGCATCACTTATTTGCCGTGCCTTGAAGAACCAT GTGTGTTTGATGTGTTAGCATACACTGATATGGATGTTGCAGTTCCATTCACTTGGATTGAGAGTGATCCTAAACTGATTGCGAATCCACAAATGGTGAAACTGCACTCTTTTGACACTAAG ATTCATAAGGTTGACACATTGGTTTCATATAAGAATGATGATGAATGGGATGAGTCCTAG